The following are encoded together in the Thunnus thynnus chromosome 15, fThuThy2.1, whole genome shotgun sequence genome:
- the LOC137198149 gene encoding CD59 glycoprotein-like: MRSSVVFFLAVSFAMFGFGLSLKCYSCPHGSSSSCEVEQECNPGEDTCLKLTSEGTTYTSCLRYAECDFMHLAVRYALPDFDFKCCQSKLCNGESKSFFQKIKDFLG; encoded by the exons ATGAGGAGCTCTGTGGTGTTTTTCCTGGCTGTCAGCTTTGCCATGTTTGGATTTG GCCTCTCTCTGAAGTGTTACTCCTGCCCTCATGgctcctccagcagctgtgAGGTTGAACAGGAGTGTAACCCAGGTGAAGACACGTGCCTGAAACTCACCAGTGAGG GAACAACCTACACTTCATGTCTGAGGTACGCAGAGTGTGACTTCATGCATCTGGCTGTCAGATATGCCCTCCCAGACTTCGACTTCAAATGCTGTCAGTCAAAACTCTGCAATGGTGAAAGTAAAAGCTTCTTTCAGAAAATTAAGGATTTCCTCGGTTAA
- the slc39a4 gene encoding zinc transporter ZIP4, with amino-acid sequence MSSSVLLFLPLLVSWGLFGSVSGSPAVEEAYRAVISVVSPGQQHLTRQSLRTLFNTLEKRVQCGEVSCEKCNLLDAVHQLISNHSIHGEDETGTGRENFTISVAEFPAVAAGCVLYLTSPGLVCAAVRQGRWGEETEHFLHKITHGEHHEEREPHHDHEHIDIHGLETVLQELHNHYEPADSESCVTTGDIMTEVGVPSADQPVGAVLGRVLYHALLGHCFVSQTLPEESFFLDYIMNRLGSENFTVGDLEALMRSLNLGPNDHEHEHENEHDHHEDEHTDHDYRDGRWRKRSRHEHHEEHEKNATWEQHCFSAEDLVLIYNLPENSSASSGLGRSDLARLSPALVQQILSGACTNVIEPVHPDGLTKTERYLYATLANMVITLVSMFGIVLLLCTSCTNFFQLCIQFCISLAVGSLSGDALLHLLPMFLGLHVHGNGDSGHRHSDHSHEEETPEYIYKMLVVMAGIYYFYLMETIFSLITRKDTTHHHQHHHGEDSEPHHCDHGRVLEMYQQERRQRDKSQSASKADLVGDEGNDISFSTPEERTREQRLLPYMITLGDGIHNFADGLAMGAAFSLSWKSGLATSLAVLCHELPHELGDFAILLHSGVSVRMALLLNVGSAMTSFIGLYVALSVATDLATKQWIAAITAGLFLYVGLADMLPTMVHVNHKRPWLMFLLQNIGLLSGWGILLVLSLYEERISF; translated from the exons aTGTCTTCCTCCGTGCTGCTGTTTCTCCCTCTGCTCGTCAGTTGGGGTTTATTCGGTTCTGTTTCGGGTTCTCCCGCCGTGGAGGAGGCGTACAGAGCCGTGATCAGCGTCGTGTCTCCAGGACAGCAGCATCTAACCAGGCAGTCCCTTCGCACCCTCTTTAATACACTAGAGAAACGTGTGCAGTGCGGTGAAGTGTCGTGTGAAAAG TGTAATCTACTAGATGCTGTCCACCAGCTCATCAGCAATCACTCCATTCACGGAGAGGATGAAACCGGAACAGGCAGGGAAAACTTTACCATCAGCGTAGCCGAGTTCCCTGCCGTCGCTGCTGGCTGCGTCCTGTACCTTACTTCTCCTGGCTTGGTGTGTGCTGCAGTAAGGCAGGGGAGGTGGGGAGAGGAGACCGAACACTTCCTACACAAAATCACACATGGGGAACACCATGAAGAGAGAGAGCCGCATCATGACCATGAGCATATAGATATTCATGGATTAGAAACTGTGCTTCAAGAGCTTCACAACCACTATGAGCCTGCGGACAGTGAG aGCTGTGTAACAACCGGTGACATCATGACAGAAGTTGGCGTACCCTCAGCAGACCAGCCAGTGGGTGCAGTTTTGGGCCGTGTCCTGTATCACGCCTTGCTAGGTCACTGTTTTGTTAGCCAGACCCTGCCCGAGGAGAGCTTCTTCCTGGACTACATCATGAACCGACTGGGGTCCGAGAATTTCACTGTCGGAG ATCTTGAAGCTCTTATGAGGAGTCTGAACCTCGGACCCAACGACCACGAACATGAGCATGAAAATGAGCATGACCACCATGAAGATGAACACACTGACCATGATTACAGAGATggaagatggaggaagaggagcaggcaTGAACACCATGAGGAGCATGAGAAAAATGCCACCTGGGAGCAG CACTGTTTCTCAGCTGAAGACTTGGTGCTGATCTACAATCTGCCAGAGAACAGCTCTGCCTCCTCTGGCCTGGGTCGGTCTGACTTGGCTCGGCTCAGCCCGGCGCTTGTCCAGCAGATCCTGAGTGGAGCCTGTACAAACGTCATAGAGCCGGTGCATCCAGATGGGCTCACTAAGACAGAGA GATACCTCTACGCAACCCTTGCCAACATGGTGATAACACTGGTGTCCATGTTTGgcattgtgctgctgctgtgtacCTCATGCACCaattttttccagctgtgtaTCCAGTTTTGCATCAGCCTGGCAGTAGGTTCACTCAGTGGAGATGCCTTACTGCACCTGCTACCCATG TTTCTAGGCTTACATGTGCACGGAAACGGCGACAGCGGGCATAGGCATTCAGATCACAGTCATGAGGAAGAAACGCCAGAGTACATATACAAGATGTTGGTAGTGATGGCCGGGATCTACTACTTTTACCTGATGGAAACAATCTTCTCTCTGATCACACGTAAAGATACTACTCaccatcatcaacatcatcatggG GAAGATTCAGAGCCTCACCACTGTGACCACGGGAGGGTTTTAGAGATGTATCAACAGGAaaggagacaaagagacaaatcaCAGTCAGCATCGAAAGCAGACCTG gTTGGCGATGAGGGCAATGACATATCGTTTTCAACTCCAGAAGAGCGCACCAGAG AACAGCGTCTGTTGCCTTATATGATAACTCTTGGCGATGGAATCCACAACTTTGCAGATGGCTTAGCAATGGGTGCAGCTTTCTCCCTGTCATGGAAGTCTGGTTTGGCCACATCATTGGCTGTACTCTGCCACGAACTGCCACATGAACTAG GTGACTTTGCCATTTTGCTCCATAGCGGCGTGTCTGTCCGCATGGCCCTGCTTTTAAACGTCGGCAGTGCCATGACCTCTTTCATCGGCCTGTATGTCGCTCTGTCTGTAGCCACGGACCTTGCTACCAAACAGTGGATAGCTGCCATCACCGCAGGACTCTTTCTGTATGTGGGACTGGCTGATatg CTTCCCACCATGGTTCATGTGAACCACAAGAGACCCTGGCTGATGTTTCTATTGCAGAATATCGGTCTTCTGAGCGGGTGGGGTATTTTGTTGGTACTGTCACTTTATGAGGAGAGAATCagcttttaa
- the recql4 gene encoding ATP-dependent DNA helicase Q4: protein MDRYNDVKLLLKSWEQGFVKQHQRKPNKEDIDQAPEETRNLYKEYRSLKLAKENSSSTDATSRYTEQSRSTAENHAAQKDADCWGAHLNRSTLPVSSPKLTTQDRDSLKASAQYYGLKLKNNLGTLSKERPVSLKKSSFPGRLPLNSLRDGQSGQTNSPVAAAATARTTSTDPESSPFSPRRVKPCLGSLASKELHPVEPEELFQPFEPVRESCEEPVNATSSSSGNNNSTKSSNGEVISSQSQNASSLASPFKSSALFTSLSPPGSVGTSREDAGVSGKLNDSIRASEDIKGNAKTVGTSQGGIGAAGVGSLSGLRGSPQIVGSFRGGVRGRPSPASRLSSVDRRWLERCQVFGEMGAEERPGAGNQEIELTKKEGERAEGKEIEEEKQGGDRGGKGAMVEEGERSGRLGMDRDESLESITSDRKISKSAPKHGKGGVEVREIREGDIEMARGLTPPQTPEADSASNPKSKVTKKRGRKRQREGENMEGEMTEEGGVKKRQRKGKKKEGSSDVNPSPAEGGGGGGGRKKRRTKKKGEEEGEPEEEKETKVPKKVPQENLLGEIEEEFGAKRMSYTQPVRARSMKGAEGNFVKINLKKKSHVKGYALRGIALRKQLYMQKFQLKGERFGGGGGFFGRGRGGFRGGFRGGFRGGLNRQGDTCFKCGGTGHWAIECKGRAPPPPVSEDQPVEEEPFELPTLEEVARATGTLQPQPLSSTPGIKEEQGVQEKEGDNKDEVLLNVIRPDYERPAPPPPMEPLYHLKDDGKVQATPAEVFAALKDLGYQSFRPGQEDAIMRILSGLSTLVVLSTGMGKSLCYQLPAYLYAQRSNCITLVISPLVSLMDDQLSGLPAKLKAACIHSNMTMKQREAAIEKVKSGQVCLLLLSPEALVGGGGSGSGCLPSAQELPPVAFACIDEAHCVSEWSHNFRPCYLRLCKVLRERLGVQCLLGLTATATLSTALDIAQHLGINDQDGIAVRSAAVPPNLQLSVSMDREKDQALVALLKGDRFGCLDSIIVYCTRREETARVAALLRTCLQGVLLKENRQISNSSQIQSNPAGQRKKELARKKIRKPLKWQAESYHAGLSGSERRRVQNNFMCGELRIVVATVAFGMGLDKSDVRGIIHYNMPKSFESYVQEIGRAGRDGEPAHCHLFLDPEGGDLHELRRHIYADTVDYYTVKRLVQKVFPPCKCKQIHQKQQELVKDIEDSELLEMMDVCDQESSLNPSTQQDMVQSTDYSHHADIPKPSAAQVVSHPDSEEPLLQEHKAEQKEEEKQQEEEEGEKGVKEEETDGSVKQQDVEVMAAGDWPREQEVERSDWPRERVCHTHERAIPIQETVEALDITEEGVETLLCYLELHPQRFVELLHSTLSVCKVSCYDGPRQLKKLTKICPPIAVVLARRRMAGERVETCDQVEFDVVEVADTMGWQLPLVKRGLRQLQWSTDRAGGRSGVLVEFSSPSFYFRSYGDLSDEEMDKVCQFLHNRVQDQERTQLYQLTACFKAFKSVAFRSVLSCVDDLDESRSLQLKNLLSEYFDKRRDRDHALKPVDTEELDKFKLLDWENQIRADIRSFLSNRSDEKFSGRAVARILHGIGSPCYPAQTYGKDRRYWRKYIQFDFNQLIRLATQEIIHFK, encoded by the exons GAGAGACCCGTCTCATTGAAGAAGTCAAGCTTTCCTGGTCGGTTGCCTCTAAACTCCTTGAGAGATGGACAAAGTGGACAGACAAACAGCCCcgtcgctgctgctgctactgccagAACCACATCCACTGATCCTGAATCCAGCCCCTTCTCACCAAG AAGAGTGAAACCTTGTCTAGGATCTCTGGCTTCAAAGGAGCTCCATCCAGTGGAGCCTGAGGAACTGTTTCAACCATTTGAACCTGTCAGAGAGTCTTGCGAAGAACCTGTAAATgctactagtagtagtagtggcaATAATAATAGTACTAAGAGTAGTAATGGTGAAGTTATTAGTTCACAAAGTCAAAATGCTTCGAGTCTTGCTTCTCCATTCAAATCCTCTGCCCTGTTTACATCATTGTCTCCTCCGGGTAGTGTAGGAACCTCAAGAGAAGATGCAGGAGTCTCAGGGAAGTTAAATGACAGTATAAGAGCTTCAGAAGACATAAAAGGAAATGCCAAAACTGTAGGAACTTCACAGGGAGGCATTGGGGCTGCAGGTGTTGGCAGTTTGTCTGGCTTGAGAGGAAGCCCACAGATTGTTGGAAGTTtcagaggaggagtgagaggaAGGCCCTCTCCTGCCAGCAGGCTGAGCTCTGTGGACAGGAGGTGGCTAGAGAGGTGTCAGGTGTTTGGAGAGATGGGGGCTGAAGAGAGGCCTGGAGCAGGAAACCAGGAGATAGAGCtgacaaaaaaagagggagagagagcagagggaaaAGAAATTGAAGAAGAAAAGCAAGGAGGTGACAGAGGAGGGAAAGGAGCAATGGtagaagagggagaaagaagtgGGAGATTAGGCATGGACAGAGATGAAAGCTTAGAGAGCATTACTAGTGACAGAAAAATCAGTAAAAGTGCACCGAAACATGGAAAAGGAGGGGTGGAAGTCAGAGAGATAAGGGAGGGAGACATTGAGATGGCAAGAGGACTGACACCACCTCAAACACCAGAAGCCGACAGTGCGAGTAATCCCAAATCCAAAGTTacaaagaagagagggaggaagaggcagagagagggagagaacatggagggagagatgacagaggaaggaggagtaaagaagaggcagagaaaaggcaaaaagaaaGAGGGGAGCTCTGACGTAAACCCCAGCCcagctgaaggaggaggaggaggaggaggaaggaagaaaaggagaaccaagaaaaagggagaggaagagggtgagccagaagaagagaaagaaaccaAGGTACCAAAAAAG GTCCCCCAAGAGAACTTGTTAggagaaatagaagaagaattTGGAGCTAAGAGAATGTCTTATACGCAGCCTGTCAGAGCCAG AAGCATGAAAGGAGCAGAGGGTAACTTTGTGAAGATAAACCTGAAGAAGAAATCTCATGTCAAAGGATATGCACTAAGAGGGATTGCTCTACGCAAACAG TTGTACATGCAGAAGTTCCAGCTGAAAGGGGAGCGTtttggtggaggtggtggattTTTTGGCCGAGGCAGGGGTGGCTTCAGAGGGGGCTTTAGAGGGGGCTTCAGAGGGGGCCTCAATCGCCAGGGGGATACCTGCTTCAAGTGTGGAGGGACTGGACACTGGGCCATTGAATGCAAAGGACGAG cccctcctcctcctgtttctgAGGACCAACCTGTTGAGGAGGAACCGTTTGAACTACCCACCCTGGAGGAAGTTGCCAGGGCAACAGGAACGCTGCAACCCCAGCCGCTAT cATCAACTCCCGGTATCAAAGAGGAGCAGGGGGTccaggagaaggagggggaCAATAAAGACGAGGTGTTGCTGAATGTGATTCGTCCTGACTATGAACGCCCCGCTCCTCCACCACCCATGGAACCACTTTATCATCTCAAAGATGATGGAAAAGTTCAGG cAACACCAGCCGAAGTGTTTGCAGCTCTGAAAGACCTCGGCTATCAGTCGTTCAGACCAGGACAGGAGGACGCCATCATGAGGATTCTGTCAG gTCTCTCTACCCTTGTGGTGTTGTCAACAGGGATGGGCAAATCATTGTGCTATCAGCTCCCAGCTTACCTTTACGCACAGCGATCAAACTGCATCACTTTAGTAATTTCACCTCTAGTTTCACTAATGGATGACCAG ctgtctGGCCTTCCAGCCAAGCTGAAAGCAGCCTGTATCCACTCCAACATGACgatgaaacagagagaagctgcGATAGAAAAG GTGAAGTCAGGTCAGGTGTGTTTGTTACTCCTCTCTCCAGAGGCTCTGGTTGGTGGCGGTGGTTCAGGTTCGGGGTGTCTGCCCTCTGCTCAGGAGCTCCCTCCTGTGGCCTTTGCCTGTATAGATGAAGCTCATTGTGTCTCAGAATGGTCACACAACTTCCGACCCTGCTACCTAAGGCTCTGTAAG GTACTGAGGGAGCGTTTGGGAGTGCAGTGCTTACTGGGACTCACTGCTACGGCCACGCTGTCCACGGCTCTGGACATCGCTCAACATCTGGGCATCAATGATCAGGACGGCATCGCAGTCAGATCTGCAGCAGTGCCTCCAAACCTGCAACTGTCTGTGTCCATGGACAGAGAGAAGGATCAG GCCTTAGTAGCCTTGCTGAAAGGTGATCGTTTTGGTTGTCTGGACTCCATCATCGTCTACTGCACCAGAAGGGAGGAGACTGCTCGTGTGGCGGCGTTGCTCAGGACCTGCCTGCAGGGAGTGCTGTTGAAAGAAAACCGCCAAATTAGTAACAGCAGCCAGATACAAAGCAACCCTGcaggacagagaaagaaagaactgG CAAGGAAGAAGATTCGTAAACCGCTGAAGTGGCAGGCTGAGTCGTACCATGCCGGCCTTTCAGGATCAGAACGCCGTCGGGTTCAGAACAACTTCATGTGCGGGGAGCTCAGAATCGTGGTGGCCACTGTGGCGTTTGGAATGGGCCTCGATAAATCTGACGTCCGTGGTATCATTCACTACAACATGCCCAAG AGCTTTGAGAGTTACGTTCAGGAAATTGGGAGAGCAGGGAGAGACGGAGAACCGGCTCACTGTCACCTTTTCCTTGACCCTGAG GGCGGGGACCTCCATGAACTCCGACGTCACATCTACGCAGACACAGTAGACTACTACACAGTAAAGAGACTGGTCCAGAAAGTTTTCCCTCCGTGCAAATGTAAACAGATACACCAGAAACAACAGGAACTTGTTAAG GACATTGAGGACTCGGAGCTGTTGGAGATGATGGATGTGTGTGATCAGGAAAGCAGCCTGAACCCCTCCACTCAGCAGGACATGGTGCAGTCCACAGACTACAGTCACCATGCAGACATACCAAAACCTTCTGCTGCACAG gTGGTGTCACATCCTGATTCAGAGGAGCCACTTCTCCAAGAACATAAAGCTGAacaaaaggaagaggagaagcagcaggaggaggaggaaggagagaagggagTTAAAGAAGAGGAGACGGATGGTTCAGTGAAACAACAGGATGTGGAGGTGATGGCAGCTGGTGATTGGCCGAGGGAGCAGGAAGTGGAGAGAAGCGATTGGCCCAGAGAGCGAGTGTGTCACACCCATGAAAGAGCGATTCCCATCCAGGAGACAGTAGAAGCTCTGGACATTACAGAGGAGG gtgtagAAACGCTGCTCTGCTATCTGGAGCTGCATCCTCAGCGCTTTGTTGAACTTCTCCACTCCACCCTTTCTGTGTGTAAAGTCAGCTGCTACGATGGACCAAGACAGCTCaagaaactgacaaaaat CTGCCCTCCGATTGCTGTGGTGCTGGCCAGAAGGCGGATGGCAGGCGAACGAGTGGAGACGTGTGATCAGGTGGAGTTTGATGTTGTCGAGGTAGCGGACACTATGGGATGGCAGCTTCCTCTTGTGAAAAGAGGACTCAGACAGCTGCAGTGGAGCACTGATagag CTGGCGGACGTAGTGGTGTCCTTGTCGAATTCTCCTCCCCGTCTTTCTACTTTCGTTCCTATGGCGACCTAAGTGATGAGGAGATGGACAAAGTGTGTCAGTTCCTCCATAATCGAGTGCAGGACCAAGAGAGAACACAACTCTACCAGCTGACCGCCTGCTTCAAGGCCTTCAAAAG tgTTGCGTTCCGAAGTGTATTGTCCTGTGTAGATGATCTGGATGAGAGTCGCAGTCTGCAGCTGAAAAACCTTCTCTCTGAGTACTTTGACAAGAGACGAGACCGAGATCACGCGCTCAAACCAGTGGACACCGAGGAGCTTGACAAATTTAAG TTGTTAGACTGGGAGAATCAGATCAGAGCGGACATTAGAAGTTTTCTTTCCAACCGAAGTGATGAGAAGTTCTCTGGAAGAGCTGTTGCGAGAATCCTCCACGGCATAG GCAGCCCTTGTTATCCTGCTCAAACCTATGGAAAAGATAGACGCTACTGGAGAAAGTACATCCAGTTTGACTTCAACCAGCTGATCAGATTGGCCACTCAGGAAATCATTCACTTTAAGTGA